TCGTCGGGTAAGTTCGGGCACCGCGCTCGCGCCTGAGTGGCGATCTCGTCGCGCGCCTCGGTCAATTCAAAATTCATGTTGCAACCGGTTCAGAGTGAAAGATTTATGCGCACTTTGCGAGCTGTGGATATCTAATCAATTCGATATTCACGATCGACCGGTTCATCTGATTAACTGCGCGGCAAATGCATCATATTCGGGCGTCACCAGCATCTACGGGGTAGCCGAAATCCATGGCCGATACTAGGGATTTTCGGCGTCGTTCAATTATTACCTCGGTATGAATCTTGAAACCATGCCAGCCGGTTCATCACCGTAGCCCGCCGCGTGCGGGCGCAGGAAGCCGCGGCCTGAGGCCGCGCATTTCGGAGGAGGGAGGATAGAGTGAACAGAAGGAAAACGACCCGGGCCGTTGCCAGGCTTTATCTAGTCGCCGGCGTCGCAGTGATTGGATTGCTGTGCAACTCGAATGCCTGGGCAGAAACGACGACAACCAAGACGGCGAAACATCATCACAAGACGGTCACCATAACCACCGTCGTCGCCAGCACCAGCGAGCAGCAGCGGCTCGACGCGCTGTCGGGCCAGATGAGCAATCTGCAAAAACAGACCGACGACACAACCAGCGAGGTCAAAAAAATAGAGCAGGCGATCACCGTCGCAACGCCGGCCACGGCCGACGCCAAGCCGGCCACGATCGGCGAGCATGTGGGGCTGGTCGAAAAGGATGTCGGCGACATCAAGAAGAATCTGTCGGACAACCTTGGCATCAGCGTCCACGGACTGGTTGACGCGGGCTACGAGCATAATATGAATCAGCCCAACGGCAACATGAATAACATTCGGGTCTTCGACGAGGACGGGTTCCAGCTCACGCAGGGCAACCTGCACATCGAGCGCGATGGGACGGTTGGATTCGTGACCGACCTGAACTTCGGCCAGGTCGCAAACGCGCTTTCGACCGCCACGCACTACTCGAACACCTCGCACGTTGGTCCCCAATGGTTCGATCCGACGCAGTACTACCTGACCTATACCGCGCCGATCGGATCGGGCATCAGCTTCCAAGCCGGCCGTTTCGTGACGATGATGGGCGCGGAAACGATCAACACGTACAACAATCTGGGCTTCAACGAATCCAAGAGCATCATCTTCGGCTTCGGGATTCCCTTCACGCACACCGGGGTCCGGGCGTCGTACACCTTCAACGATTACGTCTCCGCCAGCGCCGGCCTGAACAACGGATGGGACGATCCCGCGGCAGCCAACAACGGCGGTCCCAACTACGAAGGTGAGTTGACGCTCAACAACAAGGACAAGTCGCTGAGCTTCGTAACCAACCCCATGTGGGGTCCGAACCTGGTGGGCAAGTCCAATTCCAATCTAGGCGCGATTGATGAGGTCGCGACCTGGAAGCCGTCGTTCGTGCCCAATCTGACGCTTCAG
The window above is part of the Candidatus Binatus sp. genome. Proteins encoded here:
- a CDS encoding outer membrane beta-barrel protein, yielding MNRRKTTRAVARLYLVAGVAVIGLLCNSNAWAETTTTKTAKHHHKTVTITTVVASTSEQQRLDALSGQMSNLQKQTDDTTSEVKKIEQAITVATPATADAKPATIGEHVGLVEKDVGDIKKNLSDNLGISVHGLVDAGYEHNMNQPNGNMNNIRVFDEDGFQLTQGNLHIERDGTVGFVTDLNFGQVANALSTATHYSNTSHVGPQWFDPTQYYLTYTAPIGSGISFQAGRFVTMMGAETINTYNNLGFNESKSIIFGFGIPFTHTGVRASYTFNDYVSASAGLNNGWDDPAAANNGGPNYEGELTLNNKDKSLSFVTNPMWGPNLVGKSNSNLGAIDEVATWKPSFVPNLTLQTEYLYASETGPVVNGHSATWQGLAQYLVYDFNPSLESATRGEFFQDKDGSRTGTAQTLWEITQTLSYKVPEVTGLLARLEYRHDNSSQNYFSNNNFVSPVTGAQHLWHGQDTLDANFIYAF